A genomic region of Acidobacteriota bacterium contains the following coding sequences:
- a CDS encoding polysaccharide biosynthesis/export family protein — translation MWQKVTWSALRASVALCVLAGGLRAQQPSAEVAGDLRASAAGEQRYRIGPGDLLDIRVFGHPEMGREARVDNGGRIRIPFMDEIRAACLTEVELSKVIEDKLKKYLRAPQVDVLIKDYQSQPVAVMGAVSHPGRFLLQRRVRLLELLALAGGANTNAGGSLNLIRGKDYDFCANPATAMATGSVDKTPGPSKDAAQAGAAGDDSEKLFDGSFVTINLHDLLGGTPSANAANIYIEPGDIITVPEADQVFLTGGVMRPGPIPLRQATTLLQAIGIAGGFYPDAAKKRIRILRQLPGSQERKEEIYDYEAIEKRKAKDVVLLANDLIEVPSSTAKSMGLRVASATLETRDHSSVADATRVCGADTVG, via the coding sequence ATGTGGCAGAAAGTGACGTGGTCGGCGTTGCGCGCGAGCGTGGCGCTGTGTGTTTTGGCGGGCGGGTTGCGGGCGCAGCAACCGAGTGCTGAAGTTGCGGGCGACTTGCGGGCCAGCGCGGCGGGCGAGCAACGCTATCGCATCGGGCCGGGCGATCTGCTGGACATTCGCGTGTTTGGCCATCCTGAAATGGGCCGCGAGGCGCGCGTGGACAATGGCGGGCGCATTCGCATCCCCTTTATGGATGAGATTCGGGCCGCCTGTTTGACCGAGGTCGAACTCTCAAAAGTCATCGAAGATAAGCTGAAGAAATACTTGCGCGCCCCGCAGGTAGACGTGCTGATCAAGGATTATCAAAGCCAGCCTGTCGCCGTGATGGGTGCGGTTTCGCATCCGGGGCGGTTTTTACTGCAACGGCGCGTGCGCTTGCTGGAATTGCTGGCGCTGGCGGGCGGCGCGAATACGAATGCCGGCGGCAGTCTGAATTTGATTCGCGGCAAGGATTACGATTTCTGCGCCAATCCGGCCACCGCGATGGCAACTGGGTCAGTGGATAAAACGCCCGGCCCGAGCAAAGACGCGGCGCAGGCAGGCGCAGCGGGGGATGACTCCGAAAAGTTGTTTGACGGTTCATTTGTGACGATCAACCTGCACGATCTGTTGGGTGGGACACCCTCCGCCAATGCCGCGAATATCTACATCGAACCGGGGGACATCATCACTGTGCCGGAAGCCGATCAGGTTTTTTTGACGGGGGGCGTGATGCGACCGGGGCCGATTCCGCTGCGCCAGGCGACGACGCTGTTACAGGCCATTGGCATCGCGGGCGGGTTTTATCCCGATGCGGCCAAAAAACGTATCCGCATCTTGCGCCAGCTTCCCGGTTCACAAGAGCGCAAGGAAGAAATTTACGATTACGAGGCCATCGAAAAGCGCAAAGCGAAAGACGTGGTTTTGCTGGCGAATGATTTGATCGAAGTGCCCAGTTCGACCGCCAAAAGCATGGGGTTGCGCGTCGCGTCAGCGACGCTTGAAACACGCGACCATTCAAGCGTCGCTGACGCGACGCGGGTTTGTGGCGCGGATACCGTGGGTTGA
- a CDS encoding group II truncated hemoglobin encodes MEITKQPTTSLYERIGGETVIRQLVDRFYDLMEVEPLAAGIRALHPADLSASREKLFLFLAGWMGGPPLYVQRFGHPRLRARHLPFPIAERERDEWLWCMFKALDEFVPDVGLREQLAHSLAQTADFMRNQEG; translated from the coding sequence ATGGAAATCACGAAACAACCAACGACCTCTCTTTACGAGCGCATTGGCGGCGAAACAGTCATTCGGCAACTGGTGGATCGTTTTTACGATTTGATGGAGGTGGAACCGCTGGCGGCGGGCATCCGCGCCTTGCATCCGGCAGATTTGAGCGCGTCACGCGAGAAGCTGTTTTTGTTCCTGGCCGGCTGGATGGGCGGCCCGCCGCTGTATGTGCAACGCTTCGGGCATCCGCGCTTACGGGCGCGGCATTTGCCGTTTCCGATTGCCGAGCGCGAGCGCGATGAATGGTTGTGGTGCATGTTCAAAGCGCTCGACGAATTTGTGCCAGACGTCGGCTTGCGCGAGCAGTTGGCGCATTCATTGGCCCAGACAGCCGATTTCATGCGCAATCAAGAAGGTTGA
- a CDS encoding acetylxylan esterase: MAAQLVVACLWLCGAAWAQDTSNPAGRWYVLSGSQRMTFRFDQQGAAYLGVRLDDANKVIEQFDNVSWTASTRTLEFRRTLGNNWQWYRGRIVEGLLNMRYSSTTTLASKPTDWLAYKWHLTGWNHEYLTPALAPQAFDLQIVQTGVRARLHIDRSTSSPSGFEGRLKVYAVNESCSEQLEEDFVIERWNGTLLRFTVKGQTYEGTVSGRTITGTLQQTGAPVYQFRGARAEVLSYGFAGKTMEERSRWQLRARKQLYHLALAGNPAALTSEVRETRAQLPPLLGVPDKKRDDNASSYPQTYTLTELSFRWTLPNPNGGAQLERLGHGYLAKPTNGTRGGGRDTAKYPLALVVNGHTGSAWQAFDPSSQLFWYGDAFARQGYIVLAVDISHRPKQDRIRYGTVLSESLGYDGGYEQGDDPAHGNVVKPSIKPALPPVAQDAPLYTDWEEDGERAWDAMRALDYALKRPDVDAARVVVAGLSLGGEISSYIAALDPRVTVGISAGFSPDLNVLKYNFSHGCWNWSYADIREYIDASDLLALVAPRPMIIETGKLDPIYACSPAFFAGDKQVARRARAAYGADARFLLHYLHNDGHYFRVGDLNAPEAWLRVPARITPSSLGDTTWQTDSTTYSPNNWTLFRHIGVWFGFRYLQ; this comes from the coding sequence GTGGCGGCGCAACTTGTCGTGGCGTGCTTGTGGCTGTGCGGCGCCGCCTGGGCGCAAGACACCAGCAATCCGGCGGGCCGCTGGTATGTGCTGTCGGGCAGTCAGCGTATGACCTTCCGCTTTGACCAGCAAGGCGCCGCGTATCTGGGAGTGCGGCTGGACGATGCGAACAAAGTGATCGAGCAGTTCGATAACGTAAGCTGGACGGCGAGCACGCGCACGCTGGAATTTCGCCGCACCCTCGGCAACAACTGGCAATGGTATCGCGGGCGCATCGTCGAGGGGCTGTTGAATATGCGCTATTCCAGCACCACCACGCTGGCCAGCAAACCCACTGATTGGCTGGCGTACAAATGGCACCTCACCGGCTGGAATCACGAATACCTCACGCCCGCGCTGGCTCCGCAAGCCTTTGATCTACAGATTGTGCAAACCGGCGTGCGGGCGCGCCTGCACATTGACCGGTCAACCAGTTCGCCCAGCGGGTTTGAGGGCCGCCTGAAAGTCTATGCCGTGAACGAATCGTGCAGCGAACAACTCGAAGAAGACTTTGTGATCGAGCGCTGGAACGGCACGCTCTTGCGGTTCACGGTCAAAGGGCAAACGTATGAAGGCACGGTCAGCGGGCGCACGATTACCGGCACCCTGCAACAAACCGGCGCACCGGTCTATCAGTTTCGCGGCGCGCGGGCCGAAGTCTTGAGTTACGGGTTTGCCGGAAAAACGATGGAAGAACGCAGCCGCTGGCAACTGCGGGCGCGCAAGCAACTTTATCATCTGGCGCTCGCGGGCAACCCGGCGGCGCTGACGAGCGAAGTGCGCGAGACGCGCGCGCAGTTGCCGCCGTTGTTGGGCGTGCCGGACAAAAAACGCGATGACAATGCGTCATCCTATCCGCAAACCTACACGCTGACCGAACTCTCCTTCCGCTGGACTTTGCCCAACCCGAACGGCGGCGCGCAGCTCGAACGCCTGGGGCACGGTTATCTGGCCAAGCCGACCAACGGCACGCGCGGCGGGGGCCGTGACACGGCCAAGTATCCGCTGGCGCTGGTCGTCAACGGTCACACCGGCAGCGCCTGGCAAGCCTTTGATCCGAGTTCGCAGCTTTTCTGGTACGGCGATGCTTTTGCGCGGCAGGGGTACATCGTGTTGGCCGTGGACATTTCACATCGCCCGAAACAGGATCGCATCCGTTACGGCACGGTGCTCAGCGAAAGCCTCGGTTACGACGGCGGCTATGAGCAGGGCGATGACCCGGCGCATGGCAATGTCGTGAAGCCTTCGATCAAACCCGCCCTGCCGCCGGTCGCGCAAGACGCGCCGCTCTATACCGATTGGGAAGAAGACGGCGAACGCGCCTGGGACGCGATGCGGGCGCTGGATTACGCCTTGAAGCGCCCCGACGTGGATGCCGCGCGCGTCGTCGTGGCGGGACTTTCGCTGGGCGGCGAAATTTCCAGTTACATCGCGGCGCTCGATCCGCGCGTGACGGTGGGCATCAGCGCGGGCTTTTCGCCCGATTTGAACGTGTTGAAATACAACTTCAGCCACGGCTGCTGGAACTGGTCTTACGCCGACATCCGCGAATACATTGATGCCTCAGACCTGCTCGCCCTGGTCGCGCCGCGCCCGATGATTATCGAAACGGGTAAGCTCGATCCGATCTACGCCTGTTCACCGGCGTTTTTTGCCGGTGATAAACAGGTGGCGCGACGCGCGCGCGCGGCCTATGGCGCCGACGCGCGGTTTCTGCTGCATTACCTGCACAACGATGGCCATTACTTCCGCGTCGGCGATTTGAACGCGCCCGAAGCTTGGTTGCGCGTGCCTGCGCGCATTACGCCCAGCAGCCTGGGCGATACGACCTGGCAAACCGATAGCACAACCTACAGCCCGAATAACTGGACGTTGTTCCGGCATATCGGCGTGTGGTTTGGCTTTCGGTATTTGCAATAA
- a CDS encoding serine/threonine-protein phosphatase, producing MKKLKDSLPPQADQLLNQHAAETESLARQVRLGLAVTSLAAALWTWQYAPRVTRMYLFITALWGVAYFAGKLRAKNGAQDMMTLIDITLVHVCLLAFIVQGFFPYYGGGLVLFYFPLLVAAAARYNAGLVLKAGTYAALGCLALSLYGGSPPWFKVATLALSTFVGFNTAFSPKTLLTKLAQQAAEQGFALGTQQKEYELTAQIHQLFMPPPIVDLPQVWFSSKHGAGTETVGDYFHIFNTPRGPLLIVGDLPGRGVEALGHVARIHQQLLLVVNREPALPKIAAELNNIVYELYGGQRPFTCVLAEWAGEEMRYLNAGHLPIIQRTKSEQIQLPVNNAPLGLSPDATFTESTVPCAARDLLLFFTDGLYSKVTSDREKGIAEVARLANEFQSAEVTTLCHRIFDCAQPGYDPLKDDATMVVIRRQPAAVAAAAG from the coding sequence ATGAAAAAACTGAAAGACAGTCTGCCGCCGCAAGCAGATCAACTCTTAAACCAGCACGCCGCCGAAACCGAAAGCCTGGCGCGTCAAGTGCGGCTCGGCTTGGCGGTCACATCACTCGCCGCCGCGCTCTGGACATGGCAATACGCGCCGCGCGTCACCCGCATGTATCTGTTCATCACCGCGCTCTGGGGCGTCGCCTATTTCGCCGGGAAGTTGCGCGCGAAAAATGGCGCACAAGACATGATGACGCTGATTGACATCACGCTCGTGCACGTCTGTCTGTTGGCCTTCATCGTGCAGGGCTTTTTTCCGTATTACGGTGGCGGCCTGGTGCTCTTTTATTTTCCGCTGCTCGTGGCTGCCGCGGCGCGCTACAACGCCGGGTTGGTGCTGAAGGCCGGCACTTACGCCGCGTTGGGTTGCTTGGCCTTGTCGCTTTATGGCGGCAGTCCACCCTGGTTCAAAGTCGCCACGCTCGCACTCTCCACCTTTGTCGGCTTCAACACCGCGTTCAGCCCCAAAACCTTGCTGACAAAACTGGCGCAGCAAGCCGCCGAGCAGGGCTTCGCGCTCGGCACGCAGCAAAAAGAATATGAACTGACGGCGCAGATTCACCAGCTTTTCATGCCGCCGCCGATTGTGGATTTGCCGCAGGTTTGGTTCTCGTCCAAACACGGCGCGGGCACTGAGACGGTCGGCGATTACTTCCACATCTTCAACACGCCGCGCGGCCCGTTGCTGATCGTCGGCGACCTGCCGGGCCGAGGCGTCGAAGCGTTGGGCCACGTCGCGCGCATTCACCAGCAACTGCTGCTGGTCGTCAATCGTGAACCCGCCTTGCCGAAAATCGCCGCCGAATTGAACAACATCGTGTACGAACTTTACGGCGGCCAGCGCCCATTCACCTGCGTGCTGGCCGAGTGGGCAGGCGAAGAGATGCGCTATCTGAACGCCGGGCACTTGCCGATCATCCAGCGCACCAAGTCGGAACAAATTCAATTACCGGTCAACAACGCCCCGCTCGGCCTCAGTCCCGACGCAACGTTCACGGAAAGCACTGTGCCCTGTGCCGCGCGCGACCTGCTGCTGTTTTTCACGGACGGGCTGTACAGCAAAGTCACCAGCGACCGCGAAAAAGGCATCGCCGAAGTCGCACGCCTGGCCAACGAATTCCAGAGCGCCGAAGTCACCACGCTGTGTCATCGCATCTTTGATTGTGCCCAACCAGGTTACGACCCGTTGAAAGACGACGCGACGATGGTCGTAAT